In Leptospira montravelensis, the genomic window ACCCATCATTCCCAGACTTGTGAACTACATTAGCAGGTTTTTGACAGGAATCGACATCCATCCCGGCGCAAAAATTGCAGCAGGAGTTTTTATCGATCACGGCTCTGGGGTTGTCATTGGTGAGACCGCCATCGTTGGCAGTGGTTCCTTAATTTTTCAAGGAGTGACCCTTGGAGGAACCGGAAAGGAATCTGGTAAACGTCACCCAACCATTGGGAAAAACGTTGTGATTGGTGCGGGTGCCAAAGTGCTCGGAAACATTGTTGTAGAAGACCATGTTCGGGTTGGTGCTGGTTCCGTTGTGATGCGAAATGTTCCTGCAGGATGTACTGTGGTCGGTATTCCAGGAAAAGTAGTCAAAGCGGGCGATGTTGCATCAGATAGCGTAGAACAAATGTTAGAGCATAATCAAATGCCAGATCCCATTGCTAAAGTTTTTTCTGTCTTGTTGGAAAAAGTGGAAACCCAACAGCAACTCATTAACAAATTATATGAGAAACAACAACTTTTAGAAAAATCTTCTGACGAGGCTCCAGAGAACGATCGTTTTATCCAAGAGTTCATTCATGGAGATGGAATTTAAAATTCTTTTAAAAGTTCCGTTTTTTTACGATCAAATTCTTCATCAGTGATAAGTTTGTTTTTTCGCATTTCTTCTAATGCCTTTAATTTTTCAGGTACTGTCTTCCACGGTTCCAACGGCAGATTATTTTCATCTTCCTTTGGGTAACGAAAAAGAGGAGGGTTTGGTATTAACTCTGGAACATTAAAAATAATAATATTTCCATAAATTGCATTTTTACTTCTACTTTTGTCTTTGTACAAACTTGTCTGATACTTATCACGCAACCAAAGTTCGGGTCTGTAAATTGGTTGAATTAGTGAAGGATGAAAAATCACCCAATCCTCAAAAGAATATTGTGTTTGGAACGTTATATTCGTATTCATTTCATGAAACAATAATACCAAACCATTTTTAGTACTTAGGAAATAAAAACTGGTTTTTAAAATTTTAACATTAGGTGAAAGAATATCATCTAATTTCAAAATGCAAAGGTATACCTTTGGCTCTTCGTTTTTTCCAATTTTTTCAGCAAACTTTTGAATATCAGGAAGGTAGGATTCCGGAACCAAGACATCCCAATCTTCATACGCAAGGACACCACGTTTGTATTGAATGGATTTTAATACAGTGGTTAGTTCATTAAAATTATTAGCGTTAATTTTAAGTAAAGATATCTCGGTTGGAAATATTTTTTTCCATTCCTCTTCTTCCACTTCGAAAAACGCAATAGAAGCAGAAGATTCAATTAATTTGATTTTTCTTGAAAAACTAGAACAACCGAATACAAAAAAAAATAGAATCAAAACGCAGAAAATTTTTGCACTTGCCGTTAATGGATTTATGAATAGGCTAAAATCTGTGTCGCGATCTGTAATATTTCTTTTAGCAGTGGTATTCATATCTCACGAAAACTGGGAAGCACAGCCCATGCCACAATTTCAGATGAAGGACCAATATGGGCAATCGTATTCTGAAAGTTCTGTGAAA contains:
- the cysE gene encoding serine O-acetyltransferase translates to MFENIKIIKKFDPAAKSYLEIVLCYPGLHALWLHKFAHLLYRLRLPIIPRLVNYISRFLTGIDIHPGAKIAAGVFIDHGSGVVIGETAIVGSGSLIFQGVTLGGTGKESGKRHPTIGKNVVIGAGAKVLGNIVVEDHVRVGAGSVVMRNVPAGCTVVGIPGKVVKAGDVASDSVEQMLEHNQMPDPIAKVFSVLLEKVETQQQLINKLYEKQQLLEKSSDEAPENDRFIQEFIHGDGI
- a CDS encoding SHOCT domain-containing protein, whose product is MNTTAKRNITDRDTDFSLFINPLTASAKIFCVLILFFFVFGCSSFSRKIKLIESSASIAFFEVEEEEWKKIFPTEISLLKINANNFNELTTVLKSIQYKRGVLAYEDWDVLVPESYLPDIQKFAEKIGKNEEPKVYLCILKLDDILSPNVKILKTSFYFLSTKNGLVLLFHEMNTNITFQTQYSFEDWVIFHPSLIQPIYRPELWLRDKYQTSLYKDKSRSKNAIYGNIIIFNVPELIPNPPLFRYPKEDENNLPLEPWKTVPEKLKALEEMRKNKLITDEEFDRKKTELLKEF